A window of Phacochoerus africanus isolate WHEZ1 chromosome 11, ROS_Pafr_v1, whole genome shotgun sequence genomic DNA:
TCTCCCTAATAGCAGAAATTCAGTACAACTTAGGTAAATATGAGATATTTTATGTAACAGAACGAAGCTCTACACAAATTATGCAGTGACAAGCATAACTGAGATAAATGAAGTCACTAGAACACATGAGAACTTTATGAAACAGACTCTTATAGTTTTCTCTTTCTATAGATTTCCTCTAAGACAGGTGAACCCCTAACAGAGTATCaggaactttttattttgtgtggGTCCATCCCATTTGAGATTTGTTCAATATGCAAAACACATTAGGATTCTAAGTAACACAATCATTTACAACAGCTTTGAAATTACTGTGGGAttccttttaaggaaaaaaaatcttcaaatccagaaggcatgttatttatttatttaattaatttcaatCATCGATGAGTTCAACCCCAAATTCAATTAACATGATAGCAGATATTCAATGAATATTGCTTTCTGCAATCTATACTCAAGACTCTGTCTAaaccatttttgtcttttcttgcgTTTACATAGTCACACCTTAATCTATTTCATAGCTGAGATATCTTTCTCCTTAAAAAGTAGCTTGATGACTTCTTCCCGGATCTGCTTGGTCTTGACTCCATAAACAATGGGGTTCAGCATAGGAGGTAACATCAAATAGAGATTAGCGATTATGATATGGACATGGTGAGGAatgcttttttccccaaaacgGTGAGTAAAAATGGTGAATAAGGCTGGAACATATGTAATGACAATAGCACAGATGTGAGATGTACAGGTGCTGAAGGCTTTGTGCCGAGCATCCGCCGAAGACAGGCTCACCACCGCCCGCAATATCATAGTATAAGACCCTGAAATACAGAAGATATCGAAGCCCCCAATCAGGAGTGCTGCGAAGAGACCGTAGACAGCATTGACCTTGACATTGCCACAGGAGACCTTGGCCACGGCCATGTGGTCACAGTAAGTGTGGGGAATGGAGTTGCCACGACAATAGGGCAGGCGCTTGGTAAGGAAAGTGAAAGGGACGATGAGCATCACACCCCTCAGGAACGTGGCAAGACCAGCCTTGGTGATGACAGGGCTGGTGAGGATGGTGGCATAGCGTAAGGGGtagcagatggccacgtagcggtccAGGGCCATGAGCATGAGCACCCCGGACTCCATCCCCGTCAACATGTGCACAAAAAACATCTGAGCCAGGCAGGCATTGAAGTCTATCTCCTTGAGGTTGAACCAGAATATGCACAGCATATTGGGTACCGTGGTGGTGCAGAGGGTGGCATCGGTGAAGGAGAGCAGGGCCAGAAAGTAGTACATGGGCCGGTGCAGGGCCTCCTCGTGGCCGATGAGGTAGAGGAGCCCACAGTTGCCCCCGACAGCAACGACGTACATGAAGCAGAATGGCAGGGAGAGCCAGACGTGTGCGGCTTCCAGCCCAGGGACACCACTCAAGATGAAGAATCCcggggtcagactggagctgtTGGCTCCAGACATAATGACGGCCAGGAGGAGGGCATTTTACGTGCCTTGGCAGCAACTGCTTTCTGCACAGGAGAGAGAACTGGGGTTGGACTAAATGCAAGAGAACTGTTGGGATAGTGATAACTGCAAAAGTCACAAACGTTCACCGTGTTGGGATAATCAGGCTCGtttgtttctctgtttgtttTCCCCAGCTCTAGCAAAAGGATCTTTGAACTAAGTTGTCTAAAAATTATTGACCGGTGCAGCCGTGCTTCCCTCAATGTCCCACTGTGTCCTCTCTAAGTAGCTGTCCTTACTTTCTGCACCTCTTCCAGCATGCCTTTGCACGCTACCACATTCTGCTAAAAAACAGTAAACAGGGCCTTCgtggttttcttcctttaaaataagctatttctggagttcccttcgtggctcagtggttaatgtttaggatccgtgaggttgcaggttcgatccctggcctcactcagcgggttaaggatatggcgttgacgtgagctgcggtgtgggttgcagatggagctcagatcccacattgctgtggctgtggtgtaggccagtggatgtAGCTCTAATTCGGTCCCTAGcgtgggaacatccatgtgccacaggtgcagccctaaaaagcaataaaataagctatttctaggagttcccattatagctcagcagaatcaaatctagctggcatccatgaggacgcaggttcaatccctggcctcgctcagtggtctaaggatccaatgttgccatgaggtgtggtgtaggttgcagacgtggctctaggcgttgctgtggctgtggtgtaggccggcaactacagctccaatttgacccctagccttggaacctccatatgccacaggagcagccattaaaaaaaaaaaaaaaggcaacaacaagcTATTTCTCTTCTCTCACCTCAGTTCTTCCCATGCTAGTTGTACATGAGTCATGTCACTAAAATCATGTCGTTATATTTAGAGGTTTGCCTTAATTTGACTGGTTCTTTTTCAGCAGGACTTTTGTCCTGCCTTGAagattatgaagaaaaataattatccatGTAAATGTCCTCAATAATATTCCATGTAATCTGCTTAAGATGATACATTgtagatactcaataaaatacatgtgaaagaatgaaggcTTAATTAGTAAGGAGTCCATATGCCTGAACTTCAAACTCTGATGTCAATATTCAGTTTTTCCACACTATGAAATTTCAGAGGTGTTTTTaaaccattaaaaattaaattaggagtgtctgtcgtggcgcagtggttaacgaatccgactaggagccatgaggttgcgggttcggtccctgcccttgctcagtgggttaacgatccggcgttgccgtgagctgtggtgtaggtggcagacgcggctcggatcccgcgttgctgtggctctggcataggctggtggctacagctccgattcaacccctagcctgggaacctccatatgccgtgggagtggcccaagaaatagcaaaaaaaaaaaaaaaaaaaaaaaaattaaattaaatctttttatgGAATCTtagtaaaaaaatgtattaaaagtttGAATTCATTTTGATAGAGCGTCCTTTCCTTttggcttctctctctttccacttttttgaaaaattagttcTGTATGTATTTTCAATACAAAATTTATACTCAGAAGCCCATGAAGTTCTAGGGATTACTGATTATCTCTATGACTTTAATTCAAGCAATATTTCTTTGTTCTAACTGAATAGGTAATCAGTACAAAAGATAAGACCATATCTTTGGATCACTATATTTTGTAGGGAAATGCAAAGgattttgaattatatttgaagaaatttataGATCCAGGGATATTTGAGAAAAGAAGAAGGATccaaattgttttaatatttctttcatctgaaaaaagaaaatgacactgaAGCTCTGATATAAACCTGAGACTTCCTACAGCAAAGCTGGTACCAAACTCCTCCACCGTTTAGCAGAAGTAAATAGATACTTGCCATGCAAGGTAAGTATTACATGGCTGTGAAGCCACATGGATGCCTGTCACCTAAATATTCTAGAAAGCCCTGTTGTGTTTACTTCTATGGGCCAGACTATATAGAAGCCACCGGaatgaagaaatacaaaggaatacAAGTTTCAGAGGCCCACCGTCTGTCTCCCTTAAGCGGATTCCATCTCACGTGTGAATGGCTTTGTCCTAAACACAGAGTTCTCCCAAACCTCTCCAGAAACGCCACCACGTGGGAAACTGTCATATCACTCGGTCCTCGATCAGAGACGTTTAAAGACAAAATCTCCGGCGTCCGTCATCTTTTCTGTGTCCCCACAAGGACAGCAACAAGGTAGGAAAGGAGATGAGATCTGGCAGAAGCCACTCGGAAAGAAAAAAGGCCCGTATCTCTTAAGAcgtgaaagggaaagagaaacacaCTGCCTCTGGCGAATTTGTCCCTGTTTAACTGTGCTCTTATTCTAAGCCACCGTATTTTTAGCCAGCAATGTCTCTACCTTTTTCAAAAGAGCTAATATGGAAAATTACACAAACTCACCTCAGTGTTAGGCACCCGCAAAGCCTTATTCATGGCTGAGAATCCCTAGGAGTTCTTTGAACATTGGGCTGGCATCGTCTTAtatgggatttttcctttccctgGGGAGGTTTCGGCAAGATGCCCCAAGCTGATTGACTCTCCACAATTGGAAGTCTCAGAGCAATCCGTTTGAAAGGGAATACACGAGGCTCAGTCATACCTGTATTCAGAAGCTTTGgggtagaaaaagaaagagcagaaacaCATTAAAGTTGAGTGCTTTTTCCCAAGTGAGAAAAAATGACTGCCAAGCCTGGTGAAGGcgaacatcatttaaaatttttgtctcgTATTGCAAAATAAATACGTTTAATGTGGAAAATCTAAAAGACTGTAAACGGGTACAATAAAAACTTAGAAAATCACTTGTAAGTCCAATGAAGCAAGAACCGCTCTGAAAAGTTTTCTCTGTTGGTCCAGTCATTTTATAGTTATTAAGTATAATATGGTGTTTTGTATAAATTTCAGACTATGTGAAGTTTTGCACACCTTTTTCCgtatttcatatatgtatttcctCATGTCATTCTGTGTGTCTTGAAATTGAAATTTTCAAGAGTTAAATTAAATCTTCTTTCCAGCCAATAACGGCACCAAAATTCATTAAGCATTTCATTACTCTGGACTATTTCAATATTGTCTAATTTTTACTATCAAAAATTCTTCTATGGATAGCCTAATCTAGTCTGTTTGAACGACTAATTATTTATCTCTTAAGGGAAGCAGAAATAGAATTGAAGTTTGTGGGATCAAAAGGTGCGGACAACTCAATTATGTTGATAAATGTTGGAAAAAGTCATCTCCATAAAATATGTATTGATTTCCACTTCCACATACAGTTAGGGGGCTGTCCATCCCCCTCTAAGTACTAATTATTGTGTTTGCTCTCATTTCTCCAGCTGAAATGATGAGAACGCTAGCTTTTGGGTATTTTAGCTTGACTTAAATTTAACTTCACCAGTGCTTATGAACATTTTTTAAGTGTTTCTAGTCGGTTGGTTTTCTCACACTTTTCTCATACCAGGCACTTTCAATACCAAAAGGTGAACACGTTTTCTGCCATAGTTTGCCATCTTTCTTAAAAGTAGCACTGACACTGGATTGAATTGGGACCCACTAGCCAGAAGGGCTGCAAAGCCAATCTGCTGACCCTGGGTTGCGGGGAAGGAAAGGACAGTGTCTACTGCCGGGAACCCAGCAAGGAATGAGAGCAGCTCGTACTCAAAAGGCCTGAGTTCCCCAGTGCCTTTCAGGGAAGGATTTTCACGGGGTGCATGAGGAGCTGGGTCGCGATTCTCTGATGGGTCGATGAGGAGATAACAGGTGATCAGCATCATCAGTCTGGGATGTACCTGCTTGTGCTCAGGAGCTTCCATGCGGTGGGGGTGTGGTTTTAGTAAATCAGCTGAGAAATGTGCATCAGACTTTTTATCTTCCAGAAGGCATGGAGAGTCCTGTGACTCTGTTTTATGGCCAACATTGTGTAAGTTATTATAACTTTTCTTGCCAGACTATTTTGCCTCTGCATCCCTCTTTCTGGAACAAGTTTTCTCTCCTAACCCATTCCACCCAGTTGACACCAATTTATTCTGCAGTATCAGCTTCAACACTAATTTCTTCTGAAAACCTATtctgatatttataatttgtGCCAGGATATATCTTCGTTGTACCATTAGAAGATATAGCTTCCTTGTCCCTGTACCATTACTTATGTAGTTGTGC
This region includes:
- the LOC125111642 gene encoding olfactory receptor 52N2-like produces the protein MSGANSSSLTPGFFILSGVPGLEAAHVWLSLPFCFMYVVAVGGNCGLLYLIGHEEALHRPMYYFLALLSFTDATLCTTTVPNMLCIFWFNLKEIDFNACLAQMFFVHMLTGMESGVLMLMALDRYVAICYPLRYATILTSPVITKAGLATFLRGVMLIVPFTFLTKRLPYCRGNSIPHTYCDHMAVAKVSCGNVKVNAVYGLFAALLIGGFDIFCISGSYTMILRAVVSLSSADARHKAFSTCTSHICAIVITYVPALFTIFTHRFGEKSIPHHVHIIIANLYLMLPPMLNPIVYGVKTKQIREEVIKLLFKEKDISAMK